Proteins encoded together in one Planctomyces sp. SH-PL14 window:
- a CDS encoding serine/threonine-protein kinase — protein sequence MNQDEFSTGPTDDAAATGSPSRQDGGGVGRGGGADIEVDLLVDSVCDAFESAWQSGKRPELADFLTDTQLPTSTLFVELVQIDMDYRRRTGERITIEEYAARYPKFGDVLSHLGPALEAASVPAAGERPAQVLGRFELVAPVGEGTFGVVWKARDTKLRTWVAIKRFRESILLQNRELFAREARALQKLHHPNVVQLRELSQGALTDYIVFEFVEGQNLRTILEEGDAAPLAPERAARIALQLAEGLQHVHTHGIIHRDVKPANVMLTPDGTAKILDFGLARHADSASTIAGKDRLLGTVPYMSPEQCRGPSVAAVTDVYSLGVVLYEMLAGRRPFEGSATDLMARIPQGNPPPLDAPPVLQAIVRRAMEVDPRDRYGSAAEMAADLTRFFEQKPLPCRWRPGRQLAKTVGNRRDFLVAGLGMLATGAATWAFVNRSPPLDDGKVTVKLTTDPPGARLSFIPLDRANGRPQAEFIEHAPMLSPVTIRLAPRDYLVVATLGDKMERFHEVYRHVPANAEKAKQPWRHTLCREDDQGAILLIDIQIPEASVTNSMVQVEGARDFNWAWWKDGEQRMTIPDFWVDPFEFTVAEFRRIQERGLSLATAKRLTDQLSQNKPDDFAMGWMSFDEAVQRAENSGKRLLHEWEHDYLSSNRGTTRYPWGNTPYDQMEFPPALGPIGDVPFDQVHTKGGVVHGLCSNVDEWVDSYHLLRPEIWSADGAAQKGDMSLRHLRGNLPLLRAPENMSQNSPQEEQGYYPLRQLRWRYDMSETLGFRCARSVRPRLLPSDFVREIRPAANR from the coding sequence ATGAATCAGGATGAGTTTTCGACCGGGCCCACGGATGACGCAGCGGCGACCGGCAGCCCGTCTCGTCAGGACGGAGGAGGAGTAGGAAGAGGAGGGGGGGCCGACATCGAAGTCGACCTGCTGGTCGACTCGGTCTGCGACGCCTTCGAGAGCGCCTGGCAATCGGGAAAGCGACCGGAACTCGCGGATTTTCTCACCGACACGCAGCTCCCGACCTCCACGCTGTTCGTGGAGTTGGTCCAGATCGACATGGACTACCGCCGCCGGACCGGCGAGCGCATCACCATCGAGGAGTACGCCGCCCGTTATCCGAAGTTCGGCGACGTCCTTTCGCACCTCGGCCCCGCCCTCGAAGCGGCGTCGGTCCCGGCCGCCGGCGAACGACCGGCCCAGGTCCTGGGGCGGTTCGAGCTGGTCGCTCCGGTCGGCGAGGGGACGTTCGGCGTCGTCTGGAAAGCCCGCGACACGAAGCTGCGGACCTGGGTGGCGATCAAGCGGTTCCGCGAGTCGATCCTGCTCCAGAACCGCGAGCTGTTCGCCCGCGAGGCCCGGGCCCTGCAGAAGCTGCACCATCCCAACGTCGTTCAGCTTCGCGAGCTGAGCCAGGGGGCCCTGACCGACTACATCGTCTTCGAGTTCGTCGAGGGGCAGAACCTCCGGACGATCCTCGAAGAGGGGGACGCCGCCCCGCTGGCCCCGGAGCGGGCCGCGCGGATCGCCCTGCAGCTGGCCGAAGGTCTGCAGCACGTTCACACCCATGGAATCATTCACCGGGACGTGAAGCCGGCGAACGTGATGCTCACGCCGGACGGAACGGCCAAGATCCTGGACTTTGGCCTGGCCCGGCATGCCGACTCCGCTTCGACGATCGCGGGAAAGGACCGCCTGCTGGGAACCGTGCCGTACATGAGCCCCGAACAGTGCCGGGGTCCGTCGGTGGCGGCGGTGACGGACGTGTATTCGCTCGGCGTCGTCCTTTACGAGATGCTGGCCGGCCGCCGGCCGTTTGAAGGGAGCGCGACCGACCTGATGGCCCGCATCCCGCAGGGGAACCCGCCCCCCTTGGATGCCCCGCCGGTCCTCCAGGCGATCGTCCGCCGGGCCATGGAAGTGGACCCGCGGGACCGGTACGGCTCGGCCGCGGAGATGGCCGCGGACCTGACACGGTTCTTCGAACAGAAGCCTTTGCCGTGCCGCTGGCGTCCGGGCCGTCAACTGGCCAAGACTGTTGGAAACCGTCGGGATTTTCTCGTCGCCGGCCTCGGCATGCTGGCTACGGGCGCGGCGACCTGGGCGTTCGTCAACCGCTCCCCTCCGCTGGACGACGGAAAGGTCACCGTCAAGCTGACGACGGATCCGCCGGGAGCCCGGCTCTCGTTCATCCCCCTGGACCGGGCGAACGGGCGGCCGCAGGCGGAATTCATTGAGCACGCCCCCATGCTCAGCCCCGTAACGATCCGCCTGGCTCCGAGAGACTACCTCGTCGTGGCCACGCTCGGCGACAAGATGGAGCGATTCCACGAGGTCTACCGCCACGTTCCGGCGAACGCGGAGAAGGCAAAGCAGCCCTGGCGTCACACCCTCTGCCGCGAGGACGACCAGGGAGCCATCCTGCTGATCGACATCCAGATTCCGGAAGCCTCCGTCACGAACTCGATGGTGCAGGTGGAGGGAGCCCGGGATTTCAACTGGGCATGGTGGAAAGACGGCGAACAGCGGATGACCATTCCAGACTTCTGGGTCGATCCCTTCGAGTTTACGGTCGCCGAGTTCCGCCGGATCCAGGAGCGAGGCCTGTCCCTGGCGACAGCCAAAAGGCTGACGGACCAACTCAGCCAGAACAAGCCGGACGACTTTGCGATGGGATGGATGTCGTTCGATGAGGCGGTGCAGCGGGCGGAAAACTCGGGAAAGCGCCTGCTCCACGAATGGGAGCACGACTACCTCTCATCCAACCGGGGGACGACTCGATACCCCTGGGGAAACACCCCCTACGATCAGATGGAGTTTCCACCAGCCCTCGGACCGATCGGGGACGTGCCGTTCGACCAGGTCCACACCAAGGGAGGGGTCGTCCACGGACTCTGCTCGAACGTCGATGAATGGGTCGATTCCTATCATCTCCTGCGGCCGGAGATCTGGAGCGCAGACGGCGCCGCACAGAAGGGAGACATGAGCCTGCGACACCTTCGCGGAAATCTGCCCCTTCTGCGAGCCCCCGAGAACATGTCCCAGAATTCGCCCCAGGAAGAACAGGGCTACTACCCGCTCAGACAACTCCGATGGCGATACGACATGTCGGAAACCCTGGGTTTCCGCTGCGCCCGAAGCGTTCGGCCTCGACTGCTGCCGAGCGACTTTGTTCGCGAGATTCGTCCGGCGGCAAACAGGTGA
- a CDS encoding ECF-type sigma factor, producing the protein MSDLSDDSISGWLQQLQAGDAAAIRELWEKFFSKLVAASEAQMRKLPPISADGEDVAASVFRSIWNGAREGRFRELKNLDEVWWCLLRMAKRKCIDRVRNEGAQKRGGKSQILPLEGIPAEEFRKLVSEEPDPEFVATFNEELFRLADLLPDKTAKEIAVLTVEGHSAEEIAPILGLSLSSVYRKLRIVRKIWKNELDT; encoded by the coding sequence ATGAGTGATCTTTCCGACGATTCGATTTCCGGCTGGCTCCAGCAGTTGCAGGCGGGAGACGCAGCGGCCATCCGGGAACTGTGGGAGAAGTTCTTCTCGAAGCTCGTCGCCGCCTCGGAAGCGCAGATGCGCAAGCTCCCCCCCATCTCGGCCGATGGAGAGGACGTGGCGGCCAGCGTCTTCCGCAGCATCTGGAACGGGGCCCGGGAGGGGCGGTTCCGCGAGCTGAAGAACCTGGACGAGGTATGGTGGTGCCTGCTCCGGATGGCCAAGCGGAAATGCATCGACCGCGTGCGGAACGAGGGGGCCCAGAAGCGGGGGGGAAAGTCGCAGATCCTCCCGCTGGAAGGGATCCCGGCCGAGGAGTTCCGCAAGCTCGTCTCCGAGGAGCCGGATCCGGAGTTCGTGGCGACATTCAACGAAGAGCTTTTTCGGCTGGCCGATCTGTTGCCTGACAAAACGGCTAAAGAGATTGCGGTTCTTACGGTAGAGGGCCATTCCGCCGAGGAGATCGCTCCGATCCTGGGACTCTCATTGTCGTCCGTGTATCGGAAGCTGCGAATCGTGCGGAAGATCTGGAAGAACGAGCTGGATACATGA
- a CDS encoding ABC transporter ATP-binding protein gives MPLAAKLVDLHKSYDLGAVIVHALRGVSLDVPEGDFLAIMGTSGSGKSTMLNLLGALDRPTKGKYYLGGRDVSEMTDDELSLARNAMIGFIFQSFNLIPQYTVLENIEVPLTYRMGQSGITREDRTRCLRLAERVGLSTRLDHRPMQLSGGQQQRVAIARALVNNPTIVLADEPTGNLDSATGEEIMEFLCELNREGRTIIMVTHEPDIARRAKRQIYMKDGAIAGEGVFPGH, from the coding sequence ATGCCTCTCGCCGCCAAGCTCGTCGATCTCCACAAGTCCTACGACCTCGGGGCGGTGATCGTCCACGCGCTGCGGGGGGTGTCGCTCGATGTCCCCGAGGGGGACTTCCTGGCCATCATGGGGACGTCGGGAAGCGGCAAGAGCACGATGCTCAACCTGCTCGGAGCCCTCGACCGGCCGACGAAGGGGAAATACTACCTGGGGGGCCGCGACGTCTCGGAGATGACCGACGACGAGCTCTCGCTGGCCCGCAACGCGATGATCGGGTTCATCTTCCAGTCGTTCAACCTGATCCCGCAGTACACGGTCCTCGAGAACATCGAAGTCCCGCTGACCTACCGCATGGGGCAATCGGGGATCACTCGCGAAGACCGGACGCGGTGTCTGCGGCTCGCCGAGCGGGTGGGCCTCTCGACCCGGCTCGACCACCGGCCGATGCAGCTCTCCGGGGGGCAGCAGCAGCGGGTCGCCATCGCCCGCGCCCTCGTCAACAACCCCACGATCGTCCTGGCGGACGAACCGACCGGAAACCTCGACTCGGCAACCGGCGAAGAGATCATGGAGTTCCTCTGCGAGCTCAACCGCGAGGGCCGGACCATCATCATGGTGACCCACGAGCCGGACATCGCCCGCCGGGCCAAACGGCAGATCTACATGAAGGACGGCGCCATCGCCGGAGAGGGGGTCTTCCCGGGCCACTGA
- a CDS encoding PSD1 and planctomycete cytochrome C domain-containing protein: protein MNPLSRCSILAPARWVALWLFVSSIAAAAEPAVSYLRDIQPVLSDACYRCHGPDAGSREAGLRLDLRAEALKPADSGRTAIVPGAALESELVRRILSDDPDEQMPPPTARRQLTGAEKSRLKEWIAAGAPFDRHWSFAPIRRPPVPVVRNREWCRTPIDHFVLARLEQGGLPANGPAPPTTLLRRISFGLTGLPPRPEEIASLLAAAEGVDREQRLTEAIDRRLASVQYGEHWARHWMDLARYADSAGYELDYPFEHSWHYRDWLIRSFQENKPLDRFLQEQLAGDQLWPESDDARTGTLFLTVGPRRFEGGLQAKDERAYEWLTDLADTTASAMLGLTMGCARCHDHKFDAITQRDYFGLQAIFAESRIEETRLGEKKSDTSPASLRVIARDKPLVVQLLRRGEPEHPLGPVEAALPSALSAEGPLAETMGPRRTALARWLTSAEHPLTARVLANRIWMWHFGKGLVRTPNDFGRQGERPTDPELLDWLASELVASGWDLNHLHRLILNSAVYRQSSTADPAIEQQDPDHRLLTRFPRRRLQAEELQDALRLVAGRLNLEAFGPPVVPPLEPWALAGLRNANWQPTTAEGAAQRRGVYMVVRRSMKLPFFDAFNGPDTVNSCAARDSTTTPLQALTLFHSAETLANAEALAADLWQTSRHDAQQAATLAWPRIFGRPIRDAERDAAREFLVSGPPAADATALPETWVAWTLILLNSSEFCYVD from the coding sequence ATGAATCCGCTTTCCCGATGTTCGATTCTGGCACCGGCCCGCTGGGTCGCTCTGTGGCTGTTCGTTTCGAGCATCGCCGCGGCGGCGGAACCGGCGGTGTCGTACCTGCGGGATATCCAGCCGGTCCTCTCTGATGCCTGCTACCGCTGCCATGGCCCGGATGCCGGGTCGCGGGAAGCGGGACTGCGGCTCGACCTCCGGGCCGAGGCCCTGAAGCCAGCCGATTCGGGGCGGACGGCGATCGTGCCGGGGGCGGCGCTCGAGAGCGAACTGGTCCGGCGGATTCTGAGCGACGACCCGGATGAGCAGATGCCTCCGCCGACCGCGAGGCGACAGCTCACCGGGGCCGAGAAGAGCCGGCTCAAGGAGTGGATCGCGGCGGGGGCCCCCTTTGACCGGCACTGGTCGTTCGCGCCGATCCGCCGGCCTCCGGTCCCCGTGGTCCGGAACCGGGAGTGGTGCCGGACGCCGATCGACCACTTCGTCCTGGCCCGGCTCGAACAGGGGGGACTGCCGGCGAACGGCCCGGCGCCCCCCACGACGCTCCTGCGGCGGATTTCGTTCGGCCTGACGGGACTCCCTCCCCGTCCGGAGGAGATCGCGTCCCTGCTGGCGGCGGCCGAGGGGGTTGACCGCGAGCAGCGTCTCACGGAGGCGATCGATCGCCGGCTGGCGAGCGTGCAGTACGGGGAGCACTGGGCCCGGCACTGGATGGACCTGGCCCGCTATGCCGACAGCGCCGGGTACGAGCTGGACTACCCGTTCGAGCATTCGTGGCACTACCGCGACTGGCTGATCCGGAGCTTTCAGGAGAACAAGCCGCTCGACCGGTTCCTGCAGGAGCAGCTGGCGGGGGACCAGCTCTGGCCGGAGTCGGACGACGCCCGGACCGGGACGCTGTTTCTGACGGTCGGACCCCGCCGCTTCGAGGGGGGGCTGCAAGCCAAAGACGAGCGGGCCTATGAGTGGCTGACGGATCTCGCCGACACGACCGCGAGCGCGATGCTCGGGCTGACGATGGGGTGTGCCCGCTGCCACGACCACAAGTTCGATGCGATCACGCAGCGCGATTACTTCGGCCTGCAGGCGATCTTCGCCGAGAGCCGGATTGAAGAGACCCGACTGGGGGAAAAGAAGAGCGACACCAGCCCCGCCTCGCTGCGGGTGATTGCGCGCGACAAACCGCTGGTGGTGCAGCTCCTCCGGCGGGGGGAACCGGAGCACCCGCTCGGTCCGGTCGAGGCGGCGCTCCCGTCGGCCCTCTCGGCGGAGGGTCCGCTGGCTGAGACCATGGGACCCCGGCGGACGGCGCTCGCCCGCTGGCTGACGTCGGCCGAGCATCCCCTCACGGCCCGCGTGCTGGCGAACCGGATCTGGATGTGGCACTTCGGCAAAGGGCTGGTCCGGACCCCCAACGACTTCGGCCGGCAAGGAGAGCGGCCGACCGATCCGGAGCTGCTCGACTGGCTGGCGAGCGAGCTCGTCGCGTCGGGCTGGGACCTCAATCACCTCCACCGGCTGATCCTGAACTCGGCGGTCTATCGCCAGTCGAGCACCGCCGACCCGGCCATTGAGCAGCAGGACCCCGACCACCGGCTTCTGACGCGGTTCCCCCGCCGCCGGCTCCAGGCGGAAGAACTGCAGGACGCGCTCCGCCTGGTCGCGGGGCGGCTGAACCTCGAGGCGTTCGGTCCTCCGGTTGTCCCGCCCCTCGAGCCGTGGGCGCTGGCGGGGCTGCGGAATGCCAACTGGCAACCGACCACTGCCGAAGGAGCCGCGCAGCGCCGCGGGGTCTACATGGTGGTCCGCCGGTCGATGAAGCTCCCGTTCTTCGACGCCTTCAACGGCCCCGACACGGTCAACAGTTGCGCCGCGCGGGATTCGACGACGACTCCCCTGCAGGCCCTGACCCTCTTCCACAGTGCCGAGACCCTCGCGAACGCCGAGGCGCTCGCGGCCGACCTGTGGCAGACGAGCCGCCACGATGCGCAGCAGGCGGCGACCCTCGCCTGGCCCCGGATCTTCGGCCGGCCGATCCGCGACGCCGAGCGGGACGCGGCCCGCGAGTTTCTCGTCAGCGGGCCCCCGGCGGCCGACGCCACCGCCCTCCCCGAGACCTGGGTGGCGTGGACCCTGATCCTCCTGAACTCGAGCGAGTTCTGTTATGTCGATTGA
- a CDS encoding sugar phosphate isomerase/epimerase family protein translates to MDKWPIGVFTSIDAGLGVHMDVAQELGIRTVQVHAPHAGTRNQAAADAFLKRTGDAGITVTCVFGGFEGESYADIATTARTVGLVPAATRSARAAEMKEISDFTRLIGCDVVGMHIGFVPERGSPDYKGLLATTQDLLDHVAGNGQRMHLETGQETADHLLEFIGDVGRKNLFINFDPANMILYGTGNPIEALKKVGHLVKSCHCKDAKWAPEGQRGTGWGQEVPLGEGDVGMETYLRTLKEVGYDGPLTIEREIAHDRERQKADIGHAVKLLTDLKAKVL, encoded by the coding sequence ATGGACAAGTGGCCGATTGGCGTGTTCACCTCGATTGATGCCGGACTCGGCGTCCACATGGATGTGGCCCAGGAACTGGGAATCCGGACAGTGCAGGTCCACGCCCCCCACGCCGGCACGCGCAATCAGGCGGCGGCCGATGCCTTCCTCAAGCGGACGGGAGACGCGGGGATCACGGTCACCTGTGTCTTCGGCGGCTTTGAGGGAGAGAGCTACGCCGACATTGCCACCACCGCGCGGACCGTCGGCCTGGTCCCCGCGGCGACCCGCTCCGCCCGGGCCGCCGAAATGAAGGAGATCTCGGACTTCACCCGCCTGATCGGCTGCGATGTCGTCGGGATGCACATCGGCTTCGTTCCGGAGCGGGGGAGTCCGGACTACAAGGGGCTCCTCGCGACGACGCAGGACCTGCTCGACCACGTCGCCGGGAACGGGCAGCGGATGCACCTGGAAACCGGCCAGGAAACCGCGGACCACCTGCTGGAATTCATCGGGGACGTCGGGCGGAAGAATCTGTTCATCAACTTCGACCCGGCGAACATGATCCTCTACGGCACGGGGAATCCGATCGAGGCCCTCAAGAAAGTCGGGCACCTCGTGAAGAGCTGCCACTGCAAGGACGCCAAGTGGGCCCCCGAAGGACAGCGCGGCACCGGCTGGGGCCAGGAAGTTCCGCTGGGGGAAGGGGACGTCGGGATGGAGACGTACCTGCGAACGCTGAAGGAAGTCGGTTACGACGGACCGCTCACGATCGAGCGGGAGATCGCCCACGACCGCGAGCGCCAGAAGGCGGACATCGGCCACGCCGTCAAACTGTTGACCGACCTGAAAGCTAAGGTGCTGTAA
- a CDS encoding SlyX family protein yields MAQESERLAAVESLLMHVQYDVEQLNKAVLGQQAEIARLRTELMRFRSEFEDHAVAPRDPAAEKPPHYGGR; encoded by the coding sequence ATGGCTCAGGAATCCGAACGGCTGGCGGCGGTTGAGTCGCTGCTGATGCATGTGCAGTATGACGTGGAGCAGCTCAACAAGGCGGTCCTGGGACAGCAGGCTGAGATCGCCCGGCTGCGAACGGAGCTGATGCGGTTCCGGTCGGAGTTCGAAGACCATGCCGTCGCGCCGCGCGATCCAGCGGCGGAGAAGCCGCCGCATTACGGAGGGCGTTAA
- a CDS encoding DUF1501 domain-containing protein, with protein MSIDDRSLASRREWLRSSAGAVGMLALAELLGETTPARAAEPPAVARPHHPPRARSIIYLFMHGGPSQVDTFDPKPSLTRYDGTPPPEAFHNLNLQFTDVRKQKLMASRQTFRRCGESGLEICDSLPQMQRCADDLCIVRSLHHEVFNHTPAIWLMNTGHDVPGRPSLGSWLQYGLGSLTRGLPSFVVMHAKPLKPGPGVWGNGFLPAAFQGTRLSQGATPIPYLTPPELLQRGDAAKQLAYFRSLNGEHARDRHDTELDARIASYELAFRMQSAAPEAVDLAQETQTTRAAYGGGFGEQCLIARRLVERGVRCVQIYHGGGPDDWDSHHDNHNMQTRRMQEVDQGTAALLQDLKARGLLDETLVVWGGEFGRTPTTEGSNGRDHSPYGFSMCLAGGGVKGGLTYGGTDELGFRATEQPVHLHDLNATLLHLFGLDHERLTTRHTGRDFRLTDVFGHVVRDILT; from the coding sequence ATGTCGATTGACGATCGTTCGCTGGCATCGCGTCGGGAATGGCTCCGGAGCTCCGCCGGGGCGGTGGGGATGCTCGCGCTCGCGGAACTGCTCGGAGAGACGACCCCCGCGAGAGCGGCAGAGCCTCCGGCGGTGGCGAGGCCGCATCATCCGCCGCGGGCCCGGTCGATCATCTACCTGTTCATGCACGGCGGCCCGAGCCAGGTCGACACCTTCGATCCCAAGCCGAGCCTGACGCGGTACGACGGCACGCCGCCGCCGGAGGCGTTTCACAACCTGAACCTCCAGTTCACCGACGTCCGGAAGCAGAAGCTGATGGCGAGCCGGCAGACGTTCCGCCGCTGCGGCGAGAGCGGCCTCGAGATCTGCGACTCGCTTCCGCAGATGCAGCGCTGCGCCGACGACCTGTGCATCGTCCGGAGCCTGCACCACGAGGTCTTCAACCACACGCCGGCGATCTGGCTGATGAACACCGGGCACGACGTCCCGGGACGTCCCTCGCTCGGCTCGTGGCTGCAGTACGGCCTCGGGAGCCTCACCCGCGGTCTGCCGTCGTTCGTCGTCATGCACGCCAAGCCCCTCAAGCCCGGCCCCGGCGTGTGGGGGAACGGCTTTCTCCCGGCCGCCTTCCAGGGGACCCGGCTGAGCCAGGGGGCGACGCCGATCCCGTACCTCACTCCGCCGGAACTGCTCCAGCGGGGAGACGCGGCGAAGCAGCTCGCCTACTTCCGGTCGCTGAACGGGGAGCATGCCCGCGACCGGCACGACACGGAACTCGACGCCCGGATCGCCTCGTACGAACTCGCCTTCCGGATGCAGTCCGCGGCCCCGGAAGCGGTCGACCTCGCTCAGGAGACGCAGACAACCCGCGCGGCCTACGGCGGCGGCTTCGGCGAACAGTGCCTCATCGCCCGGCGGCTCGTCGAGCGGGGAGTCCGCTGCGTGCAGATCTACCACGGCGGCGGTCCGGACGACTGGGACTCGCACCACGACAACCACAACATGCAGACCCGCCGGATGCAGGAGGTCGACCAGGGGACCGCCGCCCTGCTGCAGGACCTCAAGGCCCGCGGCCTGCTGGACGAGACCCTCGTGGTCTGGGGAGGCGAGTTCGGCCGGACCCCCACGACCGAGGGGAGCAACGGCCGGGACCACAGCCCGTACGGGTTCTCGATGTGCCTGGCTGGCGGGGGCGTGAAGGGGGGCCTCACGTACGGCGGGACGGACGAGCTCGGGTTCCGGGCGACGGAGCAGCCGGTCCATCTCCACGACCTCAACGCGACCCTGCTGCACCTGTTCGGGCTCGATCACGAACGCCTCACAACCCGCCACACCGGCCGCGACTTCCGGCTGACGGACGTCTTCGGCCACGTGGTCCGCGACATCCTGACCTGA
- a CDS encoding DUF1559 domain-containing protein: MLPPGEFCRRQRGFTLIELLVVIAIIAVLVAILLPAVQQAREAANRSRCQNNLKQLGIALHDYHEVHGSFPIGARVQRGVGPSWLLGLLPYLEQGNIYEKLDVDSPNSGNPTLPGSKNGPIVNNLVFAQFHCPSNALPPYTFVGVTPQMSSYVGIAGATTHGSFPAKRVNDCCQPDLNSGQISADGVLVPNAVIRIAELTDGTSNIMAIGEASKSLWDVATNQFKRVDGSFNLGWIAGTSGVGVPPLYTHTTAGTNPPPAFNITTIRYSPNSAYSQPGVRDNHGANNPLSSSHTGGVNTVMADGGVRFVNENIDIEALKRMACRDDGLKVVVD, from the coding sequence GTGCTGCCTCCAGGAGAATTCTGCCGCCGCCAGCGTGGATTTACGCTGATCGAGCTGCTGGTTGTCATTGCGATCATCGCCGTTCTGGTGGCGATCCTTCTGCCCGCCGTTCAGCAGGCGCGGGAGGCGGCGAACCGTTCGCGCTGCCAGAACAACCTGAAGCAGCTCGGGATCGCGCTCCACGATTACCACGAGGTCCACGGTTCGTTTCCGATCGGAGCCCGCGTTCAGCGGGGGGTCGGCCCCTCGTGGCTTCTGGGACTGTTGCCCTACCTGGAGCAGGGGAATATCTACGAAAAGCTGGATGTGGATTCCCCTAACAGCGGCAATCCGACGCTTCCAGGGTCCAAGAACGGTCCGATCGTCAACAATCTCGTCTTCGCTCAGTTTCATTGCCCGTCGAACGCCCTCCCGCCGTACACGTTTGTCGGAGTCACTCCGCAGATGAGTTCCTACGTGGGAATCGCGGGCGCGACGACGCATGGGAGTTTCCCGGCGAAGCGGGTCAACGACTGCTGCCAGCCTGACTTGAATTCCGGGCAGATCTCCGCGGATGGCGTTCTCGTGCCGAACGCTGTCATTCGAATCGCCGAACTGACGGACGGAACGTCCAATATCATGGCGATCGGGGAGGCGTCCAAGTCGCTGTGGGACGTGGCCACGAATCAATTCAAACGGGTCGACGGATCGTTCAACCTTGGTTGGATCGCCGGGACGAGCGGAGTGGGTGTTCCTCCCCTCTACACCCATACGACCGCGGGGACAAACCCGCCTCCGGCGTTCAACATCACGACAATTCGATACTCCCCGAATTCGGCGTACTCCCAGCCAGGCGTGCGTGACAATCATGGCGCGAACAATCCGCTGTCGTCTTCGCACACAGGCGGAGTGAACACGGTCATGGCAGACGGCGGAGTTCGCTTTGTGAATGAAAACATCGACATCGAAGCGCTGAAGCGGATGGCTTGCCGGGATGATGGGCTGAAGGTGGTCGTGGATTAA
- a CDS encoding YeiH family protein, whose translation MSSTVPASSPAAPFASTPNSPATPSDSAPPPPPRSLWHEMTTHDDWWAIWLGALILVGATIAVLAFGPVKFVDGKAALPSALKNWIAKPETWASNPLDAFTKSGKSLLPGIAAMGGLLLALFTGAQTLRGHNPLRFTIAFLGVFLLGVASFVLAGQHLLHYYNLEYVLWALVLGMVISNTIGTPGFLKPAVLPEFYIKTGLVLLGAEVLFGLLFRLGLPGMVVSWITTPIVFLLSYLFGQKVLRIESRSLNIVISADMSVCGASAAIATGAACRAKKEEVSLAVGLSLAFTAIMMIVQPIFIRAVDMDPVVAGAWMGGTIDSTGAVAAAGKLVGGEAEKVAVTVKMIQNVLIGVMAFAVAVYWTTKVEVVPNGPPPTLWEVWYRFPKFVLGFLAASIIFSILYAVLPQGEALVQDLITKGVTSPIRVWLFCLAFVAIGLETNFRELLPYMKAGKPLTLYVVGQTLNLVLSFIMSWIAFGWLWKGVL comes from the coding sequence ATGTCCTCCACTGTTCCCGCCTCAAGTCCTGCCGCCCCCTTCGCCTCCACCCCGAACTCGCCCGCCACACCCTCCGACTCAGCGCCTCCCCCGCCCCCCCGCTCACTCTGGCATGAGATGACCACCCACGACGACTGGTGGGCCATCTGGCTCGGCGCCCTGATCCTCGTCGGAGCCACCATCGCCGTCCTCGCCTTCGGCCCGGTCAAGTTCGTCGACGGCAAAGCGGCCCTCCCGTCCGCCCTCAAGAACTGGATCGCCAAGCCCGAAACCTGGGCCTCCAACCCACTCGACGCCTTCACCAAGAGCGGCAAATCGCTCCTCCCCGGCATCGCCGCCATGGGGGGCCTCCTGCTCGCCCTCTTCACCGGAGCCCAGACCCTGCGGGGCCACAACCCCCTCCGCTTCACGATCGCCTTCCTCGGCGTCTTCCTCCTCGGCGTCGCGTCGTTTGTTCTCGCGGGCCAGCACCTCCTGCACTACTACAACCTGGAATACGTCCTCTGGGCCCTCGTGCTCGGAATGGTCATCAGCAACACCATCGGCACCCCGGGCTTCCTCAAACCGGCCGTGCTCCCCGAGTTCTACATCAAGACCGGCCTCGTCCTCCTCGGAGCCGAAGTCCTCTTCGGCCTGTTGTTCCGGCTCGGGCTTCCCGGAATGGTCGTCTCCTGGATCACGACCCCCATCGTATTCCTCCTCTCGTACCTCTTCGGCCAGAAGGTCCTCCGGATCGAATCCCGCTCGCTGAACATCGTCATCTCGGCTGACATGTCGGTCTGCGGCGCCTCGGCCGCCATCGCGACCGGCGCCGCCTGCCGGGCGAAGAAGGAAGAGGTCTCCCTCGCCGTCGGGCTCTCGCTCGCCTTCACCGCGATCATGATGATCGTCCAGCCGATCTTCATCCGCGCCGTCGACATGGATCCCGTGGTCGCCGGAGCCTGGATGGGAGGGACCATCGACTCGACCGGCGCCGTCGCCGCGGCCGGGAAACTGGTGGGGGGCGAAGCGGAGAAGGTCGCCGTCACGGTCAAGATGATCCAGAACGTCCTGATCGGCGTGATGGCCTTCGCCGTCGCGGTCTACTGGACGACCAAGGTCGAAGTCGTCCCCAACGGCCCGCCGCCCACGCTGTGGGAAGTCTGGTACCGCTTCCCCAAGTTCGTCCTGGGCTTCCTCGCCGCTTCGATCATCTTCTCGATCCTGTACGCGGTCCTGCCGCAAGGCGAGGCCCTCGTCCAGGACCTCATCACCAAGGGCGTCACCTCCCCGATCCGCGTCTGGCTGTTCTGCCTGGCCTTCGTCGCCATCGGCCTCGAAACGAACTTCCGGGAGCTCCTCCCGTACATGAAGGCCGGCAAACCCCTCACGCTCTACGTCGTCGGCCAGACCCTCAACCTCGTCCTCAGCTTCATCATGTCCTGGATCGCCTTCGGCTGGCTCTGGAAGGGAGTGCTGTGA